From Spirosoma aerolatum, one genomic window encodes:
- a CDS encoding CRISPR-associated helicase/endonuclease Cas3 yields MTKPYDEILAKSEPKLTLQEHIDDCLLIWEILQTNFPQISRLRLSYDFWRVLRLAIVCHDLGKGHVDFQKVLRGESNQWRKQRHELFSLPFIEGLDEDKRIKELIRLVVAGHHKDYEQLWLRYICDFYQSDGGAFGLPGADGRLEYEDEFRRNVRDKLLIKLADNEYGVKLGKFSIQHPEQVILSYQGQVSKMNTTNPGYFDLLMLFGGLKHCDHLGSARVRELLHISDEQFWFLDQKRIDLQVNGRDFYDHQLACGNVLGNLILTSPTGSGKTESAIIWLREQMKHFGQGRVFYILPFTASINAMYERLGKEMGQPYVGMLHGKLSDYLYDYFDDFQYSLSHKKEKIDELRDKFKTLVTPVKVVTPFQLLKHLFGLKGFEQGLFEMVGSYFIFDEIHAYSPDVFAQIKVLLQYAVNCLHVKVMIMTATMPTFLKKELEDAIGKFTEVKASPKLYSQFVRHRLQLQNGLLTNSLDLIRQTLAEGKKVLVVCNTVKNAQMVFNELNERVENAVFLHSAFNGRDRNSYELELKRGEENGSIKLLVGTQAIEVSLDIDYDVIFTEPAPIDALIQRFGRVNRKREKGVSPVVVFRESNPTDQYIYPAETITLTIKAFEEINVENDGIIDEAKLQYYIDYVYSDWQPKQKEQFDLIYNSLFVSAERLVPMYRSKLGEEDFYKQFDGIKVLPVVLQEAYIERLSQFDFIGAESLKVQIRKNKFAQLMRENDQNLQAKSYSIEKKDGSLLEIKYFILTKKYDSELGLLYDQQEEWIDTSGFDF; encoded by the coding sequence ATGACTAAGCCTTATGATGAAATTCTAGCTAAGTCAGAACCCAAACTCACCTTACAGGAGCATATCGATGATTGCCTGCTGATTTGGGAAATATTACAAACGAATTTTCCACAAATCAGCAGGTTACGACTCTCGTATGATTTTTGGCGAGTGCTGCGTTTGGCTATTGTTTGCCACGACCTCGGAAAAGGTCATGTTGACTTTCAGAAAGTGCTACGTGGTGAATCTAATCAATGGCGTAAACAACGACATGAATTATTTTCCTTGCCATTTATTGAAGGACTTGACGAAGACAAACGCATTAAAGAGCTAATCCGATTGGTCGTTGCTGGGCATCATAAAGATTATGAACAACTTTGGCTGCGCTATATCTGTGATTTCTACCAGTCTGACGGGGGTGCTTTTGGATTACCAGGCGCTGACGGGCGTCTTGAATATGAAGATGAATTTCGTAGAAATGTACGCGACAAACTACTGATTAAGCTAGCTGATAATGAGTATGGAGTCAAGCTTGGCAAGTTCTCGATTCAGCACCCAGAACAGGTAATTTTGTCTTATCAAGGGCAAGTCAGTAAAATGAATACGACCAATCCGGGGTATTTTGATTTACTAATGTTGTTTGGTGGCCTAAAGCATTGTGACCATTTGGGCTCTGCCCGAGTTCGTGAACTTTTACATATTTCGGATGAGCAGTTTTGGTTTTTAGATCAGAAACGCATTGATCTACAGGTTAATGGCCGTGATTTTTATGATCATCAACTGGCTTGTGGTAACGTTTTAGGCAACCTTATTCTAACGTCACCTACAGGTTCTGGAAAAACAGAAAGTGCTATTATCTGGCTGCGTGAGCAGATGAAGCATTTTGGACAAGGACGGGTTTTCTATATCCTACCGTTTACTGCGTCCATAAATGCAATGTACGAGCGATTGGGTAAGGAAATGGGGCAACCTTACGTCGGGATGTTACATGGTAAGCTGAGCGATTACTTGTATGACTATTTCGATGATTTTCAATATTCACTCAGCCATAAAAAAGAGAAAATTGACGAACTGAGAGATAAGTTCAAGACGCTGGTTACGCCCGTAAAAGTGGTGACGCCGTTTCAGCTTCTAAAACACCTATTCGGTCTAAAAGGCTTTGAGCAGGGTTTATTTGAGATGGTGGGTAGCTATTTCATTTTTGATGAAATTCACGCTTACAGTCCTGATGTCTTTGCTCAGATTAAGGTGCTGCTTCAATACGCTGTGAACTGTTTGCATGTCAAGGTAATGATTATGACTGCAACCATGCCGACGTTTCTGAAAAAAGAATTGGAAGATGCTATTGGTAAGTTTACAGAGGTAAAGGCATCACCTAAATTGTATAGCCAATTCGTTCGTCATCGACTCCAATTACAGAACGGATTATTAACAAATAGCCTTGATCTGATTCGACAGACTTTGGCTGAAGGTAAAAAGGTGCTAGTCGTTTGTAACACCGTCAAAAATGCGCAGATGGTGTTCAATGAGCTAAATGAGCGAGTTGAAAACGCCGTATTTCTCCATAGCGCATTTAATGGAAGAGATAGGAATAGTTACGAATTAGAGTTAAAGCGTGGAGAAGAAAATGGATCAATCAAATTGTTGGTTGGTACGCAGGCCATTGAAGTAAGTTTAGACATTGATTATGATGTCATTTTCACCGAGCCCGCACCAATTGATGCACTGATACAGCGATTTGGTCGAGTAAATCGTAAGCGAGAAAAGGGGGTAAGTCCAGTAGTAGTTTTTCGGGAGTCCAACCCAACAGATCAGTACATTTATCCTGCTGAAACTATAACCTTAACGATCAAAGCCTTTGAGGAAATTAATGTGGAGAATGATGGCATAATCGACGAAGCGAAACTACAGTATTACATTGACTATGTTTATTCAGACTGGCAGCCTAAGCAGAAAGAACAGTTTGACTTGATCTACAACAGTTTGTTTGTTTCAGCAGAACGACTTGTTCCTATGTACCGCTCAAAGCTTGGAGAGGAGGATTTCTACAAGCAATTTGACGGAATCAAAGTATTGCCGGTTGTTCTTCAAGAAGCGTACATAGAGCGGTTAAGCCAATTCGATTTTATTGGTGCAGAAAGCCTTAAGGTGCAAATTCGTAAAAATAAGTTTGCTCAATTAA